A stretch of Pangasianodon hypophthalmus isolate fPanHyp1 chromosome 9, fPanHyp1.pri, whole genome shotgun sequence DNA encodes these proteins:
- the LOC117597985 gene encoding NACHT, LRR and PYD domains-containing protein 3-like translates to MTSNMSVSGKQDLKKDERMMEGKSSDSPEPSCVSMKSDVSMDPPINFRDRDSSTDVRPQKKKSNISRNQLESIFKELEHKVITLIKNELKRFRKLLSPDYPACTEREMEDEEDLHSVREGALKITLHVLKNMNHTDLANTLHNKLASVYLQKLKSNLREKCKRINEGISQHGSSALLNEIYTELYITEGWSGGINNEHEVRQIETASRRPATQETPIKCNDLFKDKSIRTVLTKGVAGIGKTVSVQKFILDWAEGKANQDVFFMFLLPFRELNLMKQQNLSLMNLLHHFFPEMRKLEVINCDSYKVVLIFDGLDECRLPLNFQNNERLCDVTESASVDVLLTNLIKGNLLPSALLWITSRPGAANQIPPECVDQVTEVRGFSDPQKEEYFRKRISDQSLVNKIITHMKSSRSLYIMCHIPVFCWISATVLERILGEAESGEIPKTLTQMFTHFLIFQIKHKDQKYHQNCHPDPQQTRESILALGKLAFQQLEKGNLIFYEEDLRECGIDVREVSVYSGVCTQIFREEFGLHLGKVFTFVHLSVQEFLAALYAFLCFIFRKTNVVVEQSTGLFNFFRNPNTSDFLRSAVDKALQSENGHLDLFLRFLLGLSLESNQTLLRGLMSQTGSSSHSKQEMVKYIKEKIRENPSPEKSVNLFHCLNELNDHSLVQEVQTYLNRGDYSRLSGTRLSPAQWSALVFVLLNSEQELEEFNLRKYDPSEECLLRLLPVVKASRTAVLWGCNLSEESCRVLSSVLSSNSSSLRELDLSYNKLQDSGVKLLSAGLENPQCMLEILELCKCNLTEESCRVLSSVISSNSSSLRELNLSENKLQDSGVKLLSAGLENPQCMLEILELRGCNLTEESCRVLSSVLSSNSSSLRELNLSHNNLQDSGVKLLSAGLENPHCTLQILKMWGCSITDEGCAALASALRSNSSSHLRELNLNGNNPGESGVKLLSDLLKDPHCKLETLQIKDRKLTKTGS, encoded by the exons atgacctccaacatgagtgtgtctggaaaacaggacttaaagaaagacgagag aatgatggagggaaagagttcagactcaccagaacccagctgtgtgtccatgaagagtgacgtGTCAATGGATCCTCCAATTaacttcagagacagagacagttctactgatgtgag accgcaaaagaagaaatcaaacatcagcagaaatcagctagagtccatattcaag gagctggaacacaaagtcatcactctgataaagaatgagctgaagaggtttaggaagctcctgagtccagattacccagcatgcactgagagggagatggaggatgaggaggatctgcacagtgtccgagagggagcgctgaagatcacactgcacgtcctgaagaacatgaaccacacagatctcgctaacacactgcacaaca aaCTTGCATCTGTGTATCTGCAAAAGTTGAAATCCAACCTAAGAGAGAAGTGTAAacgaattaatgaaggaatctcacagcatggaagctcagcacttctgaatgagatctacacagagctctacatcacagagggttggagtggaggcATCAacaatgaacatgaggtgagacagattgagacagcgtccaggagaccagcaacacaggagacacccatcaaatgtaatgacctctttaaagacaagtccatcagaactgtgctgactaaaggagttgctggaattggaaaaacagtctctgtgcagaagttcattctggactgggctgaaggaaaagcaaatcaggacgtcttcttcatgtttcttcttccctttagagagctgaatttgatgaagcagcaaaatctcagtctgatgaatcttcttcatcactttttcccagaaatgagaaaactagaAGTAATAAACTGTGACtcctacaaagtggtgttgatctttgatggtctggatgagtgtcgactgcctctaaatttccagaacaatgagagattgtgtgatgtgacagagtcagcctcagtggatgtgctgctgacaaacctcatcaaggggaatctgcttccctctgctctcctctggataacctctcgaccaggagcagccaatcagatccctcctgagtgtgttgaccaggtaacagaggtacgaggcttcagtgatcctcagaaagaggagtacttcaggaagaggattagtgatcagagcctggtcaataaaatcatcacacacatgaagtcttcaagaagcctctacatcatgtgccacatcccagtcttctgctggatttcagccactgttctagagagaatcttgggtgaagcagagagtggagagatccccaagactctgactcaaatgttcacacactttctgatctttcagatcaaacacaaggaccaaaagtaccatcagaactgtcaccctgatcctcagcagaccagagagagtatcctggcactgggaaaactggctttccaacagctggagaaaggaaacctgatcttctatgaggaagaccttagagagtgtggcattgatgtcagagaagtgtcagtgtactcaggagtgtgtacccaaatcttcagagaggagtttgggcttcacctggggaaggtgttcacctttgtacatctgagtgttcaggagtttctggctgctttatatgcatttctctgctttatttttagaaagacaAATGTGGTAGTGGAGCAAAGCACTGgactttttaatttcttcagAAATCCAAACACgtctgatttcctcaggagtgcagtggacaaggccttacagagtgagaatggacacctggaccttttcctccgcttccttctgggtctgtcactggagtccaatcagactctcttacgaggcttaatgtcacagacaggaagcagctctcacagcaaacaggaaatggtcaagtacatcaaggagaagatcagggagaatccatctccagagaaatccgtcaatctgttccactgtctgaatgaactgaatgatcattctctagtgcaggaagtacaaactTACCTGAACAGAGGAGATTACAGTCGTCTCAGTGGAaccagactctctcctgctcagtggtcagctctggtgtttgtgttactgaactcagaacaggagctggaggagtttaatttgaggaaatatgacccatcagaggaatgtcttctgaggctgctgccagtggtcaaagcctccagaacAGCTGT gctgtggGGGTGTAATCTgtcagaggaaagctgtagagttctgtcctcagtactcagctcaaactcctccagtctgagagaactggacttgagttacaataaactgcaggattcaggagtgaagctgctctctgctggactggagaatccacaatGTATGCTGGAGATACTGga gctgtgtaagtgtaatctgacagaggaaagttgtagagttctgtcctcagttatcagctcaaactcctccagtctgagagaactgaacctgagtgagaataaactgcaggattcaggagtgaagctgctctctgctggactggagaatccacaatGTATGCTGGAGATACTGga gttGCGtgggtgtaatctgacagaggaaagctgtagagttctgtcctcagttctcagctcaaactcctccagtctgagagaactgaacctgagtcACAATAatctgcaggattcaggagtgaagctgctctctgctggactggagaatccacactgtacactgcaGATACTGaa GATGTGGggctgcagtattacagatgaaggttgtgctgctctggcttcagctctgaggtcaaactcctcatcacacctgagagaactgaatctgaacggtaataatccaggagaatcaggagtgaagctgctctctgatctactgaaggatccacactgtaaactggagacactaca AATTAAGGATCGTAAACTCACCAAGACTGGCTCATGA